A stretch of Carya illinoinensis cultivar Pawnee chromosome 14, C.illinoinensisPawnee_v1, whole genome shotgun sequence DNA encodes these proteins:
- the LOC122293694 gene encoding uncharacterized protein LOC122293694, whose amino-acid sequence MEHVLWECEAARDVWCLCSSKLQKQCMNQISFRSLLMHMLQDLKDEVLMEVAVVAWKIWRRRNDLVFNQTFSSPQLIVRQANQKIEDLNALFSQQTTNPTNIPQSIQWSAPPVNVYKINWDSAVDKVNCKVGVGTIIRDWKGRVIACMRMCISLFPDPYLAEAIGALHSVKLALDIGLIQIKLEGDAINVVNDIKGNKDSWKHTGLIITDIKQLLLRFDSFIVDYVPRSCNSLAHCLARDALHINDVLVDIEDVPLCIASLL is encoded by the coding sequence ATGGAACATGTCTTATGGGAGTGCGAGGCAGCTAGGGATGTGTGGTGTCTTTGCTCATCAAAACTGCAGAAACAATGTATGAACCAGATTTCTTTCAGAAGCTTGTTGATGCATATGTTGCAGGATCTTAAAGATGAAGTTTTAATGGAAGTAGCTGTTGTGGCATGGAAAATTTGGAGAAGAAGGAATGATTTGGTTTTTAACCAAACTTTTTCCTCCCCTCAACTGATTGTGAGACAGGCAAATCAGAAAATTGAAGATCTCAATGCTCTTTTCTCTCAACAGACAACTAATCCTACAAACATACCTCAGTCGATTCAATGGAGTGCTCCACCTGTTAATGTGTACAAAATCAACTGGGATTCTGCAGTGGATAAAGTGAATTGCAAAGTGGGTGTTGGGACTATTATTCGGGATTGGAAAGGAAGGGTGATTGCTTGCATGAGGATGTGCATATCTTTATTTCCTGACCCTTACTTGGCTGAGGCTATTGGAGCTCTACATTCTGTCAAACTGGCTCTAGACATTGGACTAATACAGATCAAACTTGAAGGGGATGCTATAAATGTAGTGAATGACATCAAAGGCAACAAAGATAGCTGGAAACATACTGGTTTGATCATTACTGATATCAAACAGCTGCTGCTGAGATTTGACTCTTTTATAGTTGATTATGTTCCTAGAAGTTGTAATAGCTTGGCTCATTGCTTAGCTAGAGATGCTTTACACATCAATGATGTCCTTGTTGACATTGAGGATGTTCCTTTATGTATTGCTTCTCTTTTGTAA